A single Chlamydia suis DNA region contains:
- a CDS encoding cysteine-rich outer membrane protein: protein MSTVSVVSGAPSPNSSQDIPRDTKSSTLKDRASSLLSSTAFKVGLVVVGVLLVIASIALLFIVPEVALVVNASYLTIPALLGCVNICLGILSLNGFCSRDRWALCKTLLKTSEDVLDDGILNNSNKVFTEDNLNHIENTLEFLSSNE, encoded by the coding sequence ATGAGCACTGTATCCGTTGTTTCGGGAGCCCCATCTCCCAATTCATCACAAGATATTCCTAGAGATACCAAGTCATCGACTCTAAAAGATCGCGCCTCAAGTCTTCTATCTTCTACCGCATTTAAGGTGGGATTGGTCGTGGTTGGTGTGCTTTTGGTTATTGCCAGTATTGCTTTGTTATTTATAGTTCCCGAAGTTGCGTTAGTTGTTAATGCAAGTTATTTAACTATCCCGGCTCTTTTGGGATGTGTGAATATCTGCTTGGGGATTTTATCTCTAAATGGTTTTTGCTCCAGAGACAGGTGGGCATTATGTAAAACGCTATTGAAAACATCTGAAGACGTTTTAGACGATGGGATACTTAATAATTCTAATAAAGTATTCACGGAAGATAATTTAAACCATATAGAGAATACCCTTGAATTTTTATCCAGCAACGAGTGA
- the recJ gene encoding single-stranded-DNA-specific exonuclease RecJ, which produces MEKDSLSALGQKWAYPERNEVFLREIIKEFNLHPAIAQVLVSRGFQSIQKIRDFLDPQLSELHPTDLFLDMEKAVARLLLAKENNEHVMIYGDSDVDGITGVTLLVEFLQILGVKTSYCCSGTLFKQHGETSSLISQMLQDKVSLLITVDCGVTAGKEVQAMNKQGIDVIVTDHHMPTGRLPHCVAMLNPKLDKNPYPNKELTGVGVAFKLVSATYEELIKQDSSWTDKIDLVRFLDLVSLGTIADVGRLSGENRILVAYGIKEIAKGKRLGLKRLCSLSGVDKCEVSSTNLGIRITPKLNSLGRLADSDQGVRLLLSQDSRAIGAIVSELATVNQERQRIEAEVLRDVERILAANPKLTAQAAIVLASPNWHSRVIPIISARLARTYNKPVAIISLQNGVGKGSLRTIGSFPLLGVLRKCEPFFLSYGGHDFAAGLMIKEDQVEGFRKKFIHLVSSSLRKDEAMRTLPLDVDMDFSHINRDLISSMELLEPFGKGNLSPVFYTKAIQVRYPKLLPGNHVKLYLNSGERNLEGTAFGQGDKISLLKANWNMPLEIAYTLRVTRRSAHGAVRLLIQDFRILAS; this is translated from the coding sequence ATGGAAAAAGACTCTCTATCTGCACTTGGACAAAAATGGGCTTATCCTGAGCGTAATGAGGTATTCCTGAGGGAGATTATAAAGGAATTCAATCTTCATCCTGCCATTGCTCAAGTTCTTGTATCTCGAGGCTTCCAATCTATCCAAAAAATCCGGGATTTTTTGGATCCACAACTCTCGGAATTACACCCTACCGATCTGTTCTTAGATATGGAAAAGGCTGTAGCGCGGCTACTCCTAGCTAAGGAAAATAATGAGCATGTGATGATCTATGGTGATAGTGATGTAGACGGTATAACAGGCGTAACTTTACTTGTAGAATTTTTACAAATACTTGGAGTGAAAACGAGCTATTGTTGTTCGGGGACCTTATTTAAGCAACATGGAGAAACCTCCTCTTTGATCTCGCAAATGCTGCAGGATAAAGTTTCTTTATTAATTACGGTAGATTGCGGCGTTACTGCAGGGAAGGAAGTGCAGGCAATGAATAAACAAGGCATAGATGTGATTGTCACAGATCATCACATGCCTACAGGGAGACTTCCCCATTGTGTTGCCATGCTGAATCCGAAATTAGATAAAAATCCTTATCCTAATAAGGAACTGACAGGTGTTGGCGTTGCTTTTAAGCTAGTCAGCGCAACTTATGAGGAGCTTATTAAACAAGACTCCTCTTGGACAGATAAAATAGACTTGGTGCGATTTTTGGATTTGGTAAGCTTAGGAACGATTGCGGATGTTGGGAGACTTTCCGGTGAAAATCGTATTTTGGTTGCCTATGGAATTAAAGAAATCGCCAAAGGAAAGCGTTTGGGTTTGAAAAGACTTTGTTCTTTATCTGGAGTAGATAAATGTGAAGTTTCTTCAACCAATTTAGGAATTCGAATCACCCCCAAATTAAATAGCCTAGGGAGATTAGCAGATTCTGACCAAGGGGTTAGATTGCTTTTGTCCCAAGATTCACGAGCTATTGGAGCGATTGTTTCAGAACTCGCTACTGTAAATCAGGAGCGCCAGCGTATAGAGGCTGAGGTGCTTCGAGATGTGGAAAGGATTTTGGCAGCAAATCCTAAGCTAACTGCCCAAGCTGCGATTGTGCTAGCCTCTCCTAATTGGCACTCTAGAGTGATCCCGATTATTTCTGCTCGTTTAGCGCGCACCTATAACAAACCGGTAGCAATTATTTCGCTTCAAAATGGTGTGGGGAAAGGATCTTTACGTACTATAGGATCGTTTCCTCTATTGGGAGTGCTCCGCAAGTGCGAACCCTTTTTTCTATCTTATGGGGGGCATGATTTTGCTGCAGGGCTGATGATCAAAGAGGATCAAGTAGAAGGTTTTAGAAAGAAATTTATTCATTTGGTGAGCTCTTCTTTGAGAAAAGATGAGGCTATGCGCACTCTTCCCCTAGATGTGGACATGGATTTTTCTCATATTAACCGCGATCTGATCTCTTCTATGGAGCTATTGGAGCCTTTTGGTAAGGGGAATCTGTCTCCTGTTTTTTATACAAAGGCTATACAGGTGCGATATCCGAAGCTACTACCTGGAAATCACGTGAAATTATATTTGAATAGCGGGGAAAGAAATTTAGAGGGCACGGCTTTTGGTCAGGGAGATAAAATCAGTTTACTCAAAGCCAATTGGAATATGCCTCTAGAGATTGCCTACACGTTGCGTGTTACGAGGCGGTCAGCTCATGGGGCTGTGCGGCTTCTTATCCAGGACTTTCGTATACTGGCGTCCTGA
- a CDS encoding small cysteine-rich outer membrane protein, whose amino-acid sequence MKKTALLAALCSVVSLSSCCRIVDCCFEDPCAPIKCSPCESKKRDGDGGCNSCNGYVPACKPCGGDVNHEGKQGPQARGIPADGRCRQ is encoded by the coding sequence ATGAAAAAAACTGCTTTGCTCGCTGCTTTATGCAGTGTTGTTTCTTTAAGTAGTTGTTGTCGTATCGTTGACTGTTGCTTCGAAGATCCATGCGCACCTATTAAATGTTCCCCTTGTGAATCTAAGAAGAGAGATGGAGACGGTGGTTGCAACTCTTGTAACGGGTATGTCCCAGCCTGCAAACCTTGCGGAGGGGATGTAAACCATGAGGGTAAACAAGGACCTCAAGCTAGAGGCATTCCAGCTGACGGCAGATGTAGACAATAG
- a CDS encoding S41 family peptidase — protein sequence MKRLARFCLLILTFFPQLAFSSAPLRQQDIRKTVEKLVEHHIDTKQISPYILTRSLEDYVRAFDSHKAYLTRDEVQSYAFSKEATQPLFKQYQEDNFSSFRMLNACIQQSISRAREWRAMWLADAVRVIQDAASHSIQKKPSAWASSIEEVRERQYDLLLSYASIYLEDAAKNRYQGKEHALVRLCIRQIENHENPYIGINDQGHKMSSEEEANSFHIRVIKSIAHSLDAHTAYFSKEEALSMRAQLEKGMCGIGVVLKEDIDGVVVKEILPGGPADKTGSLRVGDIIYRVNGKNIENIPFPGVLDALRGSAGSSVTLDIHRQDNDHIIHLRREKILLETRRVDASYEPYGNGVIGKITLHSFYEGEQVSSEQDLRRAIRELQEKNLLGLVLDIRENTGGFLSQAIKVSGLFLTNGVVVVSRYADGSVKRYRTISPQKFYDGPLAILVSKSSASAAEIVAQTLQDYGVALVVGDQQTYGKGTIQHQTITGDNSQEDFFKVTVGRYYSPSGKSTQLEGVKSDIVIPSRYAEDDLGERFLENALPADQYENVLNDNLGDLDVNIRPWFQKYYLPHLQKQEFTWKELLPQLARNSQERLEKNKNFEIFIQHLKKANKQDRSFGSNDLQMEETVNIIKDMILLKTSLRAPEQ from the coding sequence ATGAAGAGACTCGCTCGCTTTTGTCTTCTAATCCTAACTTTCTTTCCACAACTTGCTTTTTCCTCGGCGCCTCTTCGACAACAAGATATTCGCAAAACAGTAGAAAAACTCGTCGAGCATCATATAGATACGAAGCAAATTTCTCCGTATATTCTCACACGCTCGTTAGAAGATTATGTTCGAGCATTTGATTCTCATAAGGCCTATCTAACCAGAGACGAAGTGCAATCCTACGCTTTTTCAAAAGAAGCAACGCAGCCTTTGTTTAAACAATATCAAGAAGACAACTTTTCTTCGTTTAGAATGCTGAATGCTTGTATCCAACAAAGCATTTCTCGAGCAAGGGAATGGCGCGCTATGTGGTTAGCAGACGCTGTACGCGTTATCCAAGACGCAGCCTCCCACTCTATCCAGAAAAAACCCTCCGCATGGGCCTCTTCTATCGAAGAAGTGCGAGAAAGACAATACGATCTTCTTCTTTCTTACGCCTCTATCTACTTAGAAGACGCAGCAAAAAATCGTTACCAGGGTAAAGAACATGCATTAGTACGATTATGCATTCGCCAAATCGAAAACCACGAAAATCCTTACATAGGCATCAATGACCAAGGGCATAAGATGTCTTCTGAAGAAGAAGCAAACAGCTTCCATATTCGTGTTATTAAATCCATTGCGCATAGTTTAGATGCGCACACAGCCTATTTCAGCAAAGAAGAAGCTCTATCTATGAGAGCTCAATTAGAGAAAGGCATGTGTGGGATAGGGGTAGTTCTTAAAGAAGATATTGATGGTGTGGTTGTTAAAGAAATCCTTCCTGGCGGTCCTGCCGACAAAACGGGAAGTCTTCGCGTAGGAGATATTATTTACCGCGTTAACGGAAAAAACATTGAGAATATTCCCTTCCCTGGAGTGTTGGATGCTCTGAGAGGATCCGCAGGATCTTCCGTAACGTTGGACATTCACCGACAAGATAATGACCATATCATTCATCTACGTAGAGAAAAAATTCTTTTAGAGACTCGTCGTGTTGACGCATCTTATGAGCCCTATGGTAATGGGGTTATCGGTAAAATCACTTTACACTCTTTTTATGAAGGAGAACAGGTATCCAGCGAACAGGATCTACGCCGAGCCATTCGAGAGCTGCAGGAAAAAAATCTTCTAGGCCTAGTCCTTGACATTCGAGAAAACACTGGAGGATTTTTATCTCAAGCCATCAAAGTTTCTGGCTTATTCCTAACCAATGGAGTCGTGGTTGTCTCCCGCTACGCAGATGGATCAGTAAAACGCTATCGCACCATATCCCCTCAAAAATTTTATGATGGACCATTAGCTATTTTGGTCTCCAAAAGCTCTGCTTCTGCAGCAGAGATTGTTGCTCAGACTCTTCAAGATTATGGTGTAGCTCTTGTTGTGGGAGACCAACAAACCTACGGCAAGGGGACCATTCAGCATCAAACGATTACCGGAGACAATTCTCAAGAAGATTTCTTTAAAGTGACCGTAGGGAGATATTATTCTCCTTCAGGAAAATCCACCCAACTTGAGGGTGTTAAATCGGATATTGTCATACCATCTCGCTACGCAGAGGATGATCTTGGCGAGCGCTTTTTAGAGAACGCTCTACCAGCTGACCAATACGAGAATGTTTTGAACGACAACCTAGGAGATCTTGATGTCAATATCCGTCCTTGGTTCCAAAAATATTACTTGCCGCATTTACAAAAGCAAGAATTTACATGGAAGGAGCTGCTGCCTCAACTTGCCCGTAATAGTCAAGAGCGACTGGAAAAAAACAAGAACTTCGAGATATTCATCCAACATCTCAAAAAAGCGAACAAGCAAGACCGGTCTTTTGGAAGTAATGATCTACAAATGGAAGAGACTGTTAATATTATTAAAGATATGATCCTTCTGAAAACTTCATTGCGAGCGCCTGAGCAATAA
- the omcB gene encoding outer membrane complex protein OmcB, with translation MRIGDPMNKLIRRAVTIFAVTSVASLFASGVLETSMAESLSTNVISLADTKAKNTASHHKDKKARKNHQKETPVVHNQAVAPVRESKSTGPKQDSCFGKMYTVKVNDDRNVEITQSVPEYATVGSPYPIEITAKGKRDCVDVIITQQLPCEAEFVSSDPATTPTADGKLVWKIDRLGQGEESKITVWVKPLKEGCCFTAATVCACPEIRSVTKCGQPAICVKQEGPECACLRCPVTYKILVVNQGTATARNVVLENPVPDGFAHSSGQRVLTYTLGDMQPGEQKVVTVEFCPLKRGRATNIATVSYCGGHKNTASVTTVINEPCVQVNIAGADWSYVCKPVEYVISVSNPGDLILRDVVVEDTLSPGVTVIEAPGAQISCNKVVWTVKELNPGESLQYKVLVRAQTPGQFTNNVVVKSCSDCGTCTSCAEATTYWKGVAATHMCVVDTCDPVCVGENTVYRICVTNRGSAEDTNVSLILKFSKELQPVSFSGPTKGTITGNTVVFDALPRLGSKETVEFSVTLKAVSAGDARGEAILSSDTLTVPVSDTENTHIY, from the coding sequence ATGCGAATAGGAGATCCAATGAACAAACTCATCAGACGAGCAGTGACGATCTTCGCGGTGACTAGTGTGGCGAGTTTATTTGCTAGCGGGGTGTTAGAGACCTCTATGGCAGAGTCTCTCTCTACAAACGTTATTAGCTTAGCTGACACCAAAGCGAAAAATACTGCTTCTCATCACAAAGACAAAAAAGCAAGAAAAAATCATCAAAAAGAAACTCCTGTAGTTCATAACCAGGCGGTTGCTCCAGTTCGGGAGTCTAAATCTACTGGTCCTAAACAGGATTCTTGCTTTGGAAAAATGTACACCGTCAAAGTTAATGACGATCGTAATGTAGAAATCACGCAGTCTGTTCCTGAATATGCTACGGTAGGATCTCCTTATCCTATTGAGATCACTGCTAAAGGAAAAAGAGATTGTGTTGATGTCATCATTACACAGCAATTACCTTGCGAAGCAGAGTTCGTTAGTAGCGATCCAGCTACAACTCCTACTGCTGACGGTAAGCTAGTTTGGAAAATTGATCGGTTAGGACAAGGCGAAGAAAGTAAAATTACTGTATGGGTAAAACCTCTTAAAGAAGGCTGCTGTTTTACTGCTGCAACGGTTTGTGCTTGTCCAGAGATTCGTTCGGTTACAAAATGTGGTCAGCCTGCAATCTGCGTTAAACAGGAAGGTCCTGAATGCGCATGTTTGCGTTGCCCTGTAACCTACAAAATTCTCGTAGTTAACCAAGGAACAGCTACAGCTCGTAACGTTGTGCTAGAAAATCCTGTTCCGGATGGCTTTGCTCACTCATCTGGACAGCGTGTGTTGACATACACCCTAGGGGATATGCAGCCCGGAGAACAGAAAGTAGTTACTGTTGAGTTTTGCCCTCTTAAACGCGGGCGAGCTACAAACATCGCGACAGTTTCTTACTGTGGTGGACATAAAAATACGGCTAGCGTAACAACGGTAATCAATGAGCCTTGCGTACAAGTAAATATCGCTGGAGCTGATTGGTCTTACGTTTGTAAACCTGTAGAATATGTGATCTCTGTTTCTAATCCTGGAGACCTGATTTTACGAGACGTTGTAGTCGAAGATACACTTTCTCCTGGAGTAACTGTCATTGAGGCACCTGGAGCTCAAATTTCTTGTAATAAAGTAGTTTGGACTGTGAAAGAACTCAATCCTGGAGAATCCCTGCAATATAAAGTTTTAGTAAGAGCGCAAACTCCTGGGCAATTTACAAATAACGTCGTTGTGAAAAGCTGCTCCGATTGTGGTACTTGTACATCTTGCGCAGAGGCAACAACTTACTGGAAGGGGGTTGCTGCGACTCACATGTGTGTAGTTGATACCTGTGATCCGGTTTGCGTAGGGGAAAATACTGTTTATCGCATCTGTGTGACAAACAGAGGGTCTGCAGAAGATACTAATGTTTCTTTAATCTTGAAATTCTCTAAAGAATTGCAACCAGTATCCTTCTCTGGGCCAACTAAAGGAACAATTACAGGCAATACGGTAGTGTTTGATGCGTTACCTAGATTAGGTTCTAAAGAAACGGTGGAGTTTTCTGTAACGTTGAAAGCTGTATCAGCTGGCGATGCTCGTGGAGAGGCTATTCTTTCCTCCGACACATTGACAGTCCCTGTATCTGACACTGAGAATACCCACATCTATTAA
- the gltX gene encoding glutamate--tRNA ligase, with the protein MTFQNVRVRVAPSPTGDPHVGTAYMALFNEVFARKFNGQMILRIEDTDQTRSRDDYEKNIFSALKWCGIRWDEGPDIGGAYGPYRQSERTEIYREYAQILLQTDYAYKCFATPQELQEMRAVASTLGYRGGYDRRYRYLSAEEVRQREEQGQPYTIRLKVPLTGESVFEDQCKGRVVFPWADVDDQVLIKSDGFPTYHFANVVDDHLMKITHVLRGEEWLSSTPKHLLLYEAFGWEPPQFFHMPLLLNPDGSKLSKRKNPTSIFYYRDAGYKKEAFMNFLTLMGYSMEGDEEIYSMQRLIETFDPKRIGRSGAVFDIRKLDWMNKHYLNHEGSPESLLKELKEWLWNDEFLLKILPLCQTRITTLADFVRLTGFFFTDIPEYTKEELLPSSLSPEQATVMLYALVKYLEKKDLWEKDFFYQGSKWLAEAFQVHHKKAVIPLLYVAITGEKQGLPLFDSMELLGKARTRARLTHAQNLLGGISKKQQQQIDKMLQEQPLEEIRFSTF; encoded by the coding sequence ATGACTTTCCAAAATGTACGCGTTAGAGTGGCCCCTTCTCCTACAGGAGATCCTCATGTAGGGACTGCTTACATGGCTCTGTTTAATGAAGTTTTTGCAAGAAAATTTAATGGACAAATGATTTTGAGGATTGAGGATACAGATCAGACTCGAAGTCGTGATGATTATGAAAAAAATATTTTCTCAGCACTCAAATGGTGTGGAATTCGTTGGGATGAAGGTCCAGATATTGGAGGAGCTTATGGGCCGTATCGTCAATCTGAACGCACTGAGATCTATAGGGAATATGCGCAAATTCTCTTACAAACGGATTATGCTTATAAATGTTTTGCTACTCCTCAAGAGCTGCAAGAGATGCGGGCAGTCGCCAGTACTTTAGGCTATAGAGGTGGTTATGACCGCCGATATCGATATCTCTCTGCAGAGGAAGTGCGACAGAGGGAGGAACAGGGCCAACCTTACACTATTCGATTGAAGGTTCCGTTGACAGGAGAAAGCGTTTTTGAGGATCAGTGCAAGGGCCGCGTAGTTTTTCCTTGGGCGGATGTTGATGACCAGGTCTTGATAAAATCTGATGGATTCCCAACCTATCATTTTGCCAATGTCGTTGATGACCATTTGATGAAGATCACGCATGTATTGCGAGGGGAAGAGTGGTTAAGCTCCACTCCGAAACATCTTCTTCTTTACGAAGCTTTTGGATGGGAGCCTCCTCAGTTTTTCCATATGCCACTCCTTCTTAACCCCGATGGAAGCAAACTATCAAAAAGAAAAAATCCTACTTCCATTTTCTACTATCGAGACGCGGGATACAAGAAGGAAGCATTTATGAATTTCTTGACTCTCATGGGATATAGCATGGAGGGGGATGAAGAAATTTATTCCATGCAGCGTTTGATCGAAACATTTGATCCTAAACGTATTGGTAGATCTGGAGCTGTTTTTGATATCCGTAAGTTAGATTGGATGAATAAACATTATCTCAATCATGAAGGATCTCCAGAGAGTCTATTGAAGGAGTTAAAGGAATGGTTGTGGAATGATGAATTTTTACTAAAAATTCTTCCGCTGTGTCAGACACGCATCACCACACTAGCAGATTTTGTTCGGTTAACCGGATTCTTTTTCACAGATATTCCAGAGTACACTAAAGAAGAGCTGTTGCCTTCTTCGCTCAGTCCAGAACAGGCTACTGTTATGCTTTATGCTTTGGTTAAGTATTTAGAGAAGAAGGATTTGTGGGAAAAAGATTTCTTCTATCAAGGATCTAAGTGGTTGGCCGAGGCTTTCCAAGTTCACCATAAAAAAGCGGTGATTCCACTACTGTATGTTGCTATTACGGGAGAGAAGCAGGGGCTGCCTCTTTTTGATTCTATGGAATTATTGGGGAAAGCTCGGACAAGAGCTCGACTTACCCATGCCCAAAATCTATTGGGAGGGATTTCTAAGAAACAGCAGCAGCAGATTGATAAGATGTTGCAAGAGCAGCCTCTCGAAGAAATTCGTTTTTCAACATTCTAG
- a CDS encoding helix-turn-helix domain-containing protein — protein MECLQQDTWTEEEQVRDPQQETRQEESSASAPEQRVSITQAAKLHNVTRQAIYVAIKQKKLKALKTTRWEIDLQDLEDYRKNRYSRAKSTYQGELLFDNEKGFYSVGQVASMLNVPEQKIYYATRIGAMKGERRGSAWVIHVSEVERYRNDYLKKEVERKGKHLAAMKEGFGALGAAELLTDAENLIS, from the coding sequence ATGGAATGCTTACAACAAGATACATGGACCGAAGAAGAACAAGTTCGAGATCCTCAGCAAGAGACGCGGCAAGAAGAAAGTTCTGCCTCAGCTCCTGAACAAAGGGTGTCGATTACTCAGGCTGCCAAGTTGCACAATGTGACACGTCAGGCTATTTATGTTGCTATTAAACAGAAGAAGCTAAAGGCGTTGAAAACCACGCGCTGGGAAATTGATCTGCAAGATTTAGAAGATTACAGAAAAAACCGTTATTCAAGAGCCAAATCTACCTACCAAGGGGAATTGCTGTTTGACAACGAGAAAGGGTTTTATTCTGTGGGTCAAGTAGCATCCATGCTCAATGTTCCTGAGCAAAAGATTTACTATGCTACTCGTATTGGTGCTATGAAAGGAGAGCGTAGAGGGTCAGCTTGGGTAATTCATGTCTCAGAAGTAGAGAGATATCGAAACGATTATCTTAAGAAAGAGGTTGAGCGAAAGGGCAAGCATCTTGCTGCTATGAAGGAAGGGTTCGGAGCTTTAGGGGCGGCAGAGCTGCTGACGGACGCCGAAAATTTGATCTCATAG